One genomic segment of Chryseobacterium phocaeense includes these proteins:
- a CDS encoding aminotransferase-like domain-containing protein codes for MSKDVLYLKIAKSVTEQIKSDTLQFGDRLPSLRSAQKLYNVSLNTVKQAYMELESRSLVESRPKYGYFVSQTSQRKLALPSVAQIKLAEKKNTPEDLITKVFGTIDGTDVTQFALGIPGKSFLPLAKLKKCMINVIKRKNDSGTDYEPVQGNEYLRREAAKWAMVLEGKISEDDLVITSGAMNAVYTCLMAVTKPGDSVAVESPVYFGVLQAIQQLGLKVVEIPTHPIYGVDLDALKKALPSLSACCFVTNFNNPLGFQMPDDKKKELVRLITEYNVPLIEDDIYGNLYFGAERPKPCKFYDEAGLVMWIGSVSKALAPGYRVGWVAPGKFKEKVIRQKLVQTVCSPSLYSDVIADFLEHGRYDHHLRTFRKKLYANYLQIQKSVTQYFPDNTKISEPKGGFMLWLELDKRICTEDLYDEAMSHNISFAPGRMFSQYNQYQNCMRLNYALEWTDRVESDLEKLAKLVKNRISGN; via the coding sequence ATGTCAAAAGATGTTCTCTACCTTAAAATAGCAAAATCTGTTACAGAACAGATTAAAAGCGATACGCTGCAGTTTGGCGACAGGCTGCCATCGTTGAGAAGTGCCCAGAAACTGTACAATGTAAGCCTGAACACGGTAAAGCAGGCCTATATGGAGCTGGAAAGCCGTTCTCTGGTGGAATCACGCCCGAAATACGGGTATTTTGTAAGTCAGACCTCACAAAGAAAACTGGCCCTGCCATCTGTAGCCCAGATCAAACTGGCGGAAAAGAAAAATACCCCTGAAGATCTCATCACTAAAGTATTCGGAACCATTGACGGGACGGATGTTACCCAGTTTGCACTGGGAATTCCGGGAAAGAGTTTCCTTCCTCTCGCTAAGCTGAAGAAATGCATGATCAATGTGATCAAAAGAAAAAATGACAGCGGCACAGATTATGAGCCGGTACAGGGAAATGAGTACCTCCGCCGGGAAGCGGCCAAATGGGCTATGGTGCTGGAAGGAAAAATCTCAGAAGATGATCTGGTGATCACCTCAGGAGCGATGAATGCGGTGTATACCTGCCTTATGGCGGTAACGAAACCCGGAGATTCCGTAGCAGTGGAAAGCCCTGTTTATTTTGGAGTACTTCAGGCCATCCAGCAATTGGGGCTGAAAGTGGTGGAAATTCCCACCCACCCTATTTACGGGGTAGATCTTGACGCACTGAAAAAAGCGCTGCCCTCTCTTTCTGCCTGCTGTTTTGTAACGAATTTCAATAACCCGCTGGGATTCCAGATGCCGGATGATAAGAAAAAAGAACTGGTAAGACTGATCACTGAATACAATGTTCCTCTGATTGAGGATGATATTTATGGCAACCTGTATTTCGGAGCGGAAAGACCTAAACCGTGTAAATTCTATGATGAAGCCGGGCTTGTAATGTGGATAGGATCTGTGTCAAAAGCACTGGCGCCGGGTTACCGTGTAGGATGGGTGGCTCCCGGAAAGTTCAAGGAAAAAGTGATCCGGCAGAAGCTGGTACAGACCGTCTGCAGCCCTTCACTGTATTCAGATGTGATTGCGGATTTTCTTGAGCACGGGCGCTATGACCATCACCTGAGGACATTCCGGAAAAAGCTGTATGCCAATTATCTCCAGATCCAGAAGTCGGTTACCCAGTATTTCCCGGATAATACCAAAATTTCAGAACCCAAAGGAGGATTTATGCTCTGGCTGGAACTGGATAAAAGGATCTGTACGGAAGACCTGTATGACGAGGCGATGAGCCACAACATAAGTTTTGCGCCGGGGAGAATGTTTTCACAGTATAACCAGTACCAGAACTGTATGCGGTTGAATTATGCCCTGGAATGGACGGACAGGGTGGAAAGTGATCTTGAAAAATTAGCAAAACTGGTGAAAAACAGGATTTCGGGGAATTGA
- a CDS encoding beta strand repeat-containing protein: MRKHFTTISMLILSSWGYSQVGINNSNPHATFDITAKTTDGSKPEGFLPPRLSGDEIKAGDALYTSQQTGTIVYATAAVSASSTKTVNITSAGYYYYDGNLWQKISTGGAYTANNGLTLSGASLSLGGQLTGNTTINQNGSQIIFSGQGSMGIGATSPDNSARLDVSSTTQGFLPPRMTTTERDAISSPAAGLIVYNTTENCINYRGSNNWQSLCGVQPVVVTALTCGSAVTSGTLTSGSPASGVSSSVPYTGGNGAAYASQSVTSTGVTGLTATLSAGTLNNGNGNVTYTITGTAASSGTASFAISLGGQGCTLNIPVSESAPVVTNLNCGSATTTGTLTSGSAASGVSSSVPYTGGNTGTYTSQSFSSTGVTGLTATLSAGNLNNGNGNVTYSITGIPASAGTAAFVISLGGKSCTLNIPVNAAPHVTALNCGSATRSGTLTSGSAASGVSSSVPYTGGNGIAYAGQSFNSTGVTGLTATLSAGTLNNGNGNVNYIISGTPTSSGTASFVISLGGQNCQLNIPVNAPSPLVTALNCGSAITSGTLTSGSAASGVSSSVPYTGGNGIAYAGQSVNSTGITGLTATISAGTLNNGNGNVTYTITGTPSSSGTAHFQISLGGKSCQLDVPVNAPPRVTAFNCGSAITSGTLTSGSDASGVSSTVSYTGGNGAPYVGQSINSTGVTGLTAVLSGGTLNSGNGNVSYIITGTPTSSGTAHFQISLGGQSCQLNIPVNMPPPFVTALNCDSATTTGQLHTNSQYNASSGMTFTVPYTGGNTGAYGSESVSAYGADSTLIATRPAGTLANGNGSVTYTITGQTYNVGGTLAFNINLGGKSCTVSLFVSPF; encoded by the coding sequence ATGAGAAAACATTTTACTACGATCAGTATGCTTATTTTATCCTCCTGGGGCTATTCACAGGTAGGAATAAATAACTCAAATCCGCACGCTACTTTTGATATTACCGCCAAAACAACGGACGGAAGTAAGCCAGAAGGATTCTTACCTCCCCGTTTAAGCGGAGATGAGATTAAAGCAGGAGATGCCTTATATACCTCACAGCAGACCGGCACAATAGTGTATGCTACGGCTGCCGTTTCTGCTTCTTCCACAAAGACGGTCAATATAACCAGTGCAGGATATTATTATTACGACGGAAATCTATGGCAGAAAATATCAACAGGAGGCGCCTATACTGCGAATAACGGATTAACATTATCCGGAGCCAGTCTTTCATTGGGAGGACAACTGACCGGAAATACAACTATTAATCAGAATGGCAGCCAGATTATTTTTTCCGGACAGGGCAGTATGGGTATTGGAGCTACTAGTCCGGATAATTCTGCAAGATTGGATGTTTCCAGCACAACGCAGGGGTTTTTGCCTCCAAGAATGACTACCACAGAGCGGGATGCTATTTCCAGCCCGGCTGCCGGACTGATTGTTTATAATACCACGGAGAACTGTATTAATTACAGAGGAAGTAATAACTGGCAGAGTTTATGCGGAGTGCAGCCGGTAGTGGTGACTGCTCTTACCTGTGGTTCTGCTGTAACATCCGGAACTTTAACCTCAGGATCTCCGGCTTCAGGGGTTTCGTCTTCGGTTCCCTACACCGGTGGAAATGGAGCCGCTTATGCAAGTCAGTCTGTTACTTCAACAGGCGTAACAGGTTTAACCGCAACACTTTCAGCCGGAACTCTGAATAATGGTAACGGAAATGTGACCTATACAATAACCGGGACAGCTGCGTCATCAGGAACTGCAAGTTTTGCCATCAGCCTAGGAGGCCAAGGCTGTACGCTGAATATTCCAGTCAGTGAATCGGCACCAGTTGTAACAAATCTTAATTGTGGATCTGCTACAACAACCGGAACTTTAACATCTGGATCTGCAGCTTCGGGTGTTTCCTCTTCGGTTCCCTACACAGGAGGGAACACAGGCACCTACACAAGCCAATCCTTCAGCTCAACAGGAGTAACAGGTTTAACCGCAACACTTTCAGCTGGAAATCTGAATAACGGTAATGGAAATGTGACCTACAGCATTACGGGAATACCTGCTTCGGCTGGAACCGCAGCTTTTGTTATTAGTTTAGGAGGAAAAAGCTGCACTCTGAATATCCCTGTAAATGCCGCACCACATGTAACAGCTCTTAATTGCGGTTCTGCAACAAGATCGGGAACTTTAACATCTGGATCTGCAGCTTCGGGTGTTTCCTCTTCGGTTCCCTACACAGGAGGAAATGGAATTGCCTATGCGGGACAATCTTTCAACTCAACAGGAGTAACAGGCTTAACAGCTACGCTTTCAGCTGGAACTCTGAATAACGGTAACGGAAATGTAAACTATATCATAAGCGGAACACCCACTTCGTCAGGAACTGCAAGTTTTGTAATTAGCTTAGGCGGACAAAACTGTCAATTGAATATTCCTGTAAATGCACCATCTCCGCTTGTAACGGCTCTTAATTGTGGATCTGCAATAACATCAGGAACTCTAACATCTGGATCTGCAGCTTCAGGAGTTTCTTCTTCAGTTCCTTACACAGGAGGAAATGGAATTGCCTATGCGGGACAGTCTGTCAACTCAACAGGGATAACAGGCTTAACAGCTACAATTTCAGCTGGAACTCTGAATAACGGTAACGGAAATGTAACTTATACCATAACCGGAACACCATCCTCTTCGGGAACCGCTCATTTTCAAATAAGTTTAGGTGGTAAAAGCTGCCAACTGGACGTTCCTGTAAATGCTCCGCCACGTGTAACAGCTTTTAATTGTGGATCTGCAATAACATCAGGAACGTTAACATCAGGATCAGACGCTTCAGGAGTGTCATCCACTGTTTCTTATACAGGAGGAAACGGCGCTCCATATGTAGGACAGTCCATCAATTCAACGGGGGTAACAGGTTTGACAGCAGTACTTTCAGGAGGAACTTTAAATAGCGGTAACGGAAATGTAAGCTATATTATAACCGGAACTCCAACCTCTTCAGGAACTGCTCATTTTCAAATAAGCTTAGGTGGACAAAGCTGCCAACTGAATATACCTGTAAATATGCCACCACCTTTTGTAACAGCTCTTAATTGCGATTCTGCTACAACAACTGGACAGCTACACACTAACTCGCAATACAATGCTTCTTCCGGAATGACATTTACAGTTCCGTATACGGGAGGTAATACTGGTGCTTATGGAAGTGAATCCGTTTCTGCTTATGGAGCTGATTCGACTTTAATAGCAACACGACCAGCAGGTACACTTGCAAATGGTAACGGAAGTGTAACTTACACGATAACAGGGCAAACTTATAATGTCGGAGGAACCCTAGCTTTTAATATTAATTTAGGAGGGAAATCATGTACTGTATCATTGTTTGTTAGCCCTTTTTAA
- a CDS encoding DUF3127 domain-containing protein yields MELQGTVKKLFDAQTFASGFQKREMVILTQEQYPQPINIEFLSDKISLLDNLKEGETVKVGINIRGREWVSPQGETKYFNSITGWRIEKVSDMASEPTQASPSQSASPVSNENPFAGDDDDDLPF; encoded by the coding sequence ATGGAATTACAAGGAACGGTAAAGAAACTTTTTGATGCTCAGACATTTGCAAGCGGCTTTCAAAAAAGAGAAATGGTTATTCTAACTCAGGAACAGTATCCACAGCCTATAAACATAGAATTTTTGTCTGATAAAATCAGTTTATTAGATAATCTTAAAGAAGGTGAAACGGTAAAAGTAGGCATCAACATCAGAGGAAGAGAATGGGTGTCTCCACAGGGCGAAACCAAATATTTTAACTCTATTACAGGATGGAGAATAGAAAAAGTTTCAGATATGGCATCTGAGCCTACACAGGCTTCTCCTTCCCAATCTGCATCACCGGTTTCCAATGAAAATCCTTTTGCGGGTGACGATGATGATGATTTGCCTTTCTAA
- the aat gene encoding leucyl/phenylalanyl-tRNA--protein transferase — MVRLDENEISFPDPELYDGHDGLIAFGGDLSVERIWFAYQLGIFPWFNPGEEILWWSPDPRFVLFPDELKVSKSMRKILNKGIFTFSENKSFREVILNCQQTSRKGQTGTWLSDELMESFIRLHEYGLAKSIEVWQNGELVGGFYGLMIGNVFCGESMFAKVSNASKAGFIHFVETNRENLNLIDCQSHTEHLESLGAKMIPKKEFLKILHQNNERR, encoded by the coding sequence ATGGTCCGATTAGACGAAAACGAGATTTCATTTCCCGATCCTGAGCTTTACGATGGGCATGACGGTCTGATTGCATTCGGAGGCGATCTGTCTGTAGAACGGATCTGGTTCGCTTATCAGCTGGGTATTTTTCCGTGGTTTAATCCCGGAGAAGAAATATTATGGTGGTCACCGGACCCCAGATTTGTTCTGTTTCCTGATGAGCTGAAAGTTTCAAAATCGATGCGTAAAATTCTGAATAAAGGAATTTTCACTTTTTCAGAGAACAAAAGCTTTAGGGAAGTGATCCTGAACTGTCAGCAGACCAGCAGAAAAGGACAGACGGGAACGTGGCTTTCCGATGAACTCATGGAATCTTTTATCAGGCTTCACGAATACGGTCTGGCCAAAAGTATTGAAGTATGGCAGAACGGTGAACTGGTCGGCGGTTTTTATGGGCTGATGATCGGGAATGTATTCTGCGGCGAAAGCATGTTTGCAAAAGTGAGCAATGCTTCCAAAGCAGGTTTTATTCATTTCGTGGAAACCAACAGAGAAAACCTGAATCTTATTGACTGCCAGTCGCATACGGAGCATCTTGAAAGCCTAGGGGCAAAAATGATTCCTAAAAAAGAATTTTTAAAAATCTTACACCAAAACAATGAACGCAGATAA
- a CDS encoding DMT family transporter → MNADKEKWILLIVLTVIWGSSFILIKKSLEHFNPYQVGALRVLIAGIILMPVAISKYKLFPKEHLKWLILAAFTGNFIPMFLFPIAETEVSSSIAGIINSMMPIFVIIVGALVWKFDTTKKQIIGTMISFAGVCLLAFGGDGEGGKFKLIPILLLLLATLCYAVSTTTVKSKLMGVSSTILSAFVFSFVLFLPSIISLAFTGFFSTFSFNEDHMMGLMFVSLLSIFGTGLAMTLNYRLLKVSTPLFASTVTLLMPIVAIIWGFLDGEKLSIMQFVGAAVIIGGLIFLRSKPNAVKK, encoded by the coding sequence ATGAACGCAGATAAAGAAAAATGGATCCTCCTGATTGTCCTGACTGTAATTTGGGGATCTTCATTTATTTTAATCAAAAAATCGCTGGAGCATTTTAATCCCTATCAGGTGGGAGCCCTCCGGGTTTTGATTGCCGGAATTATTCTGATGCCGGTTGCCATTTCAAAATATAAACTGTTTCCGAAAGAACACCTGAAGTGGCTTATCCTGGCTGCTTTTACAGGAAATTTCATTCCTATGTTCCTGTTTCCAATTGCGGAAACCGAAGTGAGCAGCAGTATTGCGGGAATCATTAACTCTATGATGCCTATTTTCGTGATTATTGTGGGGGCGCTGGTCTGGAAATTTGATACAACAAAGAAACAGATCATTGGAACGATGATCAGCTTTGCAGGGGTCTGCCTGCTGGCTTTCGGGGGCGACGGTGAAGGAGGAAAATTCAAGCTGATCCCGATCCTGCTTCTGTTACTGGCCACATTATGCTATGCCGTGAGTACCACCACCGTAAAATCAAAGCTGATGGGAGTTTCCTCTACCATTTTATCCGCGTTTGTATTTTCTTTTGTCCTGTTTCTCCCGTCTATTATCTCTTTGGCTTTTACCGGTTTTTTTTCAACCTTCAGTTTTAATGAAGACCATATGATGGGACTGATGTTTGTAAGCCTTTTATCAATTTTCGGAACGGGGCTGGCGATGACGCTAAATTACAGGCTTCTGAAGGTCTCTACTCCTTTATTCGCTTCTACCGTAACCCTTTTGATGCCGATTGTGGCTATTATCTGGGGCTTTCTGGATGGTGAAAAACTGAGCATTATGCAGTTTGTGGGGGCGGCTGTTATAATCGGCGGGCTGATCTTTTTGAGATCTAAACCGAACGCTGTTAAAAAATAA